In a single window of the Gossypium hirsutum isolate 1008001.06 chromosome A13, Gossypium_hirsutum_v2.1, whole genome shotgun sequence genome:
- the LOC107933254 gene encoding uncharacterized protein isoform X2 yields the protein MVETRKCCVLGNLVTAPLVEKFWQRECEMSLVDYASSSDDDVSDSEHEPPQQRHEPPPAPPPRRPSSPPKTLESGSSAVQKPETLEKLPDASMLLNSPTVPLTSGNDHASVVAAAMADNLSRKRDSKGMMGSGSNNSTPPLPRAKLPRATLPHSKSVPDTGGSSLVPPQLRGRSNVVTEDISKLFVNRHVVAQPKGPEN from the exons atGGTCGAAACTCGAAAGTGCTGCGTTTTGGGCAATCTTGTTACAGCGCCACTTGTGGAGAAATTTTGGCAAAGAGAGTGCGAGATGTCTCTGGTAGATTATGCCTCCTCCTCAGACGACGACGTTTCAGATTCTGAACATGAACCACCACAACAACGCCATGAACCACCACCAGCTCCACCACCACGGCGTCCCTCTTCCCCGCCTAAAACCTT GGAATCTGGATCGTCGGCAGTTCAAAAGCCAGAAACCCTAGAGAAACTGCCGGATGCTTCGATGCTTTTGAACTCTCCGACTGTACCATTAACGAGCGGAAACGACCACGCATCTGTGGTAGCGGCGGCAATGGCGGACAATTTGTCACGAAAACGTGACTCGAAGGGGATGATGGGATCAGGCTCCAACAATAGCACGCCGCCACTACCGAGGGCTAAACTTCCGAGAGCTACCTTACCTCATTCCAAGAGTGTTCCTGATACAGGAGGTAGCTCCCTTGTTCCTCCTCAACTCAGAGGGAG GAGTAATGTGGTCACTGAAGATATCAGTAAGCTATTCGTCAACAGACATGTCGTCGCACAGCCCAAAGGACCTGAAAATTAG
- the LOC107933262 gene encoding cytokinin dehydrogenase 6, whose translation MQRNMLFLRSFMILVLSCIAIKINLCFPNILSSLKTLPIDGHFNFEQLHHAAKDFGNRYSFLPLAVLHPNSVSDIATTVKHIWQMGPGSDLTVAARGHGHSLQGQSQAHGGIVINMKSLQGLKMQFHIGNLPYVDVSGGELWINILREGLKHGLAPKSWTDYLHLTVGGTLSNAGISGQAFRHGPQISNVHQLEVVTGKGEVVTCSEKQNSDLFHGVLGGLGQFGIITRARISLEPAPEMVKWIRVLYTDFATFTRDQEELTSGESTFDYVEGFVIINRTGLLNNWRSSFNPQDPVQARKFKSDGRTLFCLELAKYFNRDETAVVNREIHSSLSQLNHIPSTLFVSEVPYIEFLDRVHISEIKLRSKGLWEVPHPWLNLLVPRSKIQTFAQQVFGNILTDTSNGPILIYPVNKSKWDNRTSVVTPDEDVFYLVAFLSSAVPSSTGNDGLDHILIQNKRILEFCEIARLGVKQYLPHYSTQGEWKAHFGSRWEVFVRRKSSYDPLAILAPGQRIFQKAVPYSQ comes from the exons atgCAAAGAAACATGTTGTTCTTGAGAAGCTTCATGATCTTAGTCCTTAGCTGCATAGCCATTAAAATCAACCTTTGTTTTCCCAACATTCTGTCTTCATTAAAAACACTCCCCATTGATGGACATTTCAACTTTGAGCAACTTCACCATGCAGCTAAAGATTTTGGCAATAGGTACAGTTTCCTTCCTTTGGCTGTTCTACACCCCAACTCAGTTTCTGATATTGCCACCACAGTGAAGCATATTTGGCAGATGGGTCCTGGTTCAGACCTAACAGTTGCAGCTAGAGGTCATGGTCACTCACTTCAgggtcaatcacaagctcatggTGGAATTGTCATCAATATGAAGTCACTCCAAGGCCTTAAAATGCAGTTTCATATTGGGAACTTACCTTATGTTGATGTCTCTGGTGGAGAGTTATGGATAAACATCCTGCGTGAAGGGCTTAAACATGGGTTAGCACCGAAGTCTTGGACGGATTATCTACATTTAACGGTTGGTGGTACGTTGTCAAATGCCGGGATCAGTGGACAGGCCTTTCGGCATGGACCGCAGATCAGTAATGTTCACCAATTGGAAGTTGTGACAG GGAAAGGAGAAGTGGTGACATGCTCGGAGAAACAGAACAGCGATCTGTTTCACGGCGTTCTCGGTGGACTCGGTCAGTTTGGCATCATAACACGGGCGAGAATATCATTGGAACCTGCACCGGAAATG GTGAAATGGATTAGAGTATTGTACACAGATTTTGCCACATTTACTAGGGACCAAGAGGAATTAACATCTGGAGAAAGCACATTTGATTATGTTGAAGGATTTGTGATCATAAACAGGACTGGTCTGTTAAATAACTGGAGATCATCATTCAATCCACAAGATCCAGTGCAAGCTAGAAAATTCAAGTCAGATGGAAGAACTCTCTTTTGCTTAGAATTAGCAAAGTACTTCAATCGAGACGAAACTGCAGTTGTAAATCGG GAAATTCATAGTTCATTATCTCAGTTAAACCATATACCATCAACACTCTTTGTATCGGAAGTTCCTTACATTGAGTTTCTAGACCGAGTTCATATTTCCGAGATCAAACTCCGGTCGAAAGGCTTATGGGAAGTTCCACATCCATGGCTTAATCTTCTTGTCCCAAGAAGTAAAATCCAAACCTTCGCTCAACAAGTCTTTGGAAATATCCTTACAGACACCAGCAATGGCCCCATTCTCATCTACCCTGTTAATAAATCAAa GTGGGATAATAGAACATCAGTTGTGACACCAGATGAAGATGTTTTCTATTTAGTGGCATTCCTTTCATCTGCAGTACCTTCATCAACAGGAAATGATGGTTTAGACCACATATTAATTCAGAACAAAAGGATTTTAGAATTCTGCGAGATAGCTCGTCTCGGTGTAAAGCAATACCTGCCGCATTATTCGACGCAAGGAGAATGGAAAGCTCATTTCGGTTCGCGATGGGAAGTTTTTGTGCGGAGGAAATCGAGTTATGACCCCTTGGCAATACTTGCTCCTGGTCAAAGAATATTTCAAAAGGCAGTACCTTACTCACAATAA
- the LOC107933254 gene encoding uncharacterized protein isoform X1 → MSLVDYASSSDDDVSDSEHEPPQQRHEPPPAPPPRRPSSPPKTLESGSSAVQKPETLEKLPDASMLLNSPTVPLTSGNDHASVVAAAMADNLSRKRDSKGMMGSGSNNSTPPLPRAKLPRATLPHSKSVPDTGGVMWSLKISVSYSSTDMSSHSPKDLKISNSLFPPRGIAFYSS, encoded by the exons ATGTCTCTGGTAGATTATGCCTCCTCCTCAGACGACGACGTTTCAGATTCTGAACATGAACCACCACAACAACGCCATGAACCACCACCAGCTCCACCACCACGGCGTCCCTCTTCCCCGCCTAAAACCTT GGAATCTGGATCGTCGGCAGTTCAAAAGCCAGAAACCCTAGAGAAACTGCCGGATGCTTCGATGCTTTTGAACTCTCCGACTGTACCATTAACGAGCGGAAACGACCACGCATCTGTGGTAGCGGCGGCAATGGCGGACAATTTGTCACGAAAACGTGACTCGAAGGGGATGATGGGATCAGGCTCCAACAATAGCACGCCGCCACTACCGAGGGCTAAACTTCCGAGAGCTACCTTACCTCATTCCAAGAGTGTTCCTGATACAGGAG GAGTAATGTGGTCACTGAAGATATCAGTAAGCTATTCGTCAACAGACATGTCGTCGCACAGCCCAAAGGACCTGAAAATTAGTAATAGTTTATTTCCTCCTCGAGGTATTGCTTTTTATAGTAGCTGA
- the LOC107933287 gene encoding glutathione S-transferase U17, which translates to MSEGEVKVLGTWASPFSTRVRIALHLKSVNYDYLEEKSLESKSELLLDSNPVFKRIPVLIHGDNKPISESLIIVEYIDEVWSSGPSILPCDAYQRADARFWATYVDDKFYPALKRAVVSGSEETKRASMAEVEEGVAMLEKLSKGEAFFGGYNIGYLDIVIGSVFEWIKVIEKCNETQLLSQAETPCLLEWGARFSSHEAVKDVLPGVAKLAGFGLKLKAKI; encoded by the exons ATGAGTGAGGGTGAAGTGAAGGTGTTGGGCACATGGGCAAGTCCATTTTCAACGAGGGTGAGAATTGCACTTCACCTAAAATCTGTAAATTACGATTACTTAGAAGAGAAGTCTTTAGAATCCAAAAGCGAGCTTCTTCTCGACTCAAACCCTGTTTTCAAAAGGATTCCGGTCCTTATTCATGGTGATAATAAGCCTATTAGTGAATCTCTTATCATTGTTGAGTACATTGATGAGGTTTGGAGCTCTGGACCTTCTATTCTTCCTTGTGATGCCTATCAACGTGCCGATGCTCGATTTTGGGCTACCTATGTCGACGACAAG TTTTACCCTGCTTTAAAAAGAGCAGTGGTTAGTGGATCAGAAGAAACTAAAAGGGCATCAATGGCAGAAGTGGAAGAAGGGGTGGCGATGTTAGAAAAGTTGAGCAAAGGGGAAGCTTTCTTTGGTGGGTATAATATTGGGTACTTGGACATTGTAATCGGCAGCGTGTTTGAGTGGATTAAAGTCATCGAGAAGTGTAATGAGACCCAGCTGCTTTCCCAAGCCGAAACTCCTTGCTTGCTTGAATGGGGTGCTAGGTTCTCCTCCCATGAGGCAGTGAAAGATGTTTTGCCCGGTGTTGCCAAGCTTGCTGGTTTTGGTTTGAAGCTTAAAGCAAAGATCTAG